A stretch of DNA from Zonotrichia leucophrys gambelii isolate GWCS_2022_RI chromosome 28, RI_Zleu_2.0, whole genome shotgun sequence:
TATCTACTCAGCAGAAGCAGATCTCTaggaaggaaggatggacaTTTtatattgtgattttttttttattgtgacaGTCTCTCTTCTAAACACTGCTTACTGTTTCTAGCCTTGTTAGAAGAATGTTTATTCTTCAGCTATCAGGCAGCTCAAGGACAGCGTTTCAAAAACATGTACTACCACtagatttaaaaaacaacagaaaactgCAAACTAAAAATGGCAAAGAGAATTctccaaaaaaaacaaaccaaccacaCATGCCAGTTAATAAGTCAAGATACTTCaatataaaaaaccaaaaacgaACAAAACATCTTAAATGCCTTTTTTAGGGTCCAAACTAAAGCTGGAggtgggagctgagccctggaCAAACGGTGAgatcccagcagccccagccataCCTGCGAAGGCCCGGGCCTCGTCAGTGGGCACGGCCCGCAGGTGGCGCAGGTCGCTCTTGTTGCCCACCAGCATGATGACGATGTTGTTGTCGGCGTGGTCCCGCAGCTCCTTCAGCCAGCGCTCCACGTTCTCGTAGGTGAGGTGTTTGGCGATGTCATAGACGAGCAGAGCCCCAACAGCACCGCGGTAGTACCTGAAAGCAGGAggcacagaggcacagcccttcagcagggctctgtcccagccacaccAGCACCCAGCCCACCCCGCCCTCTGTAACGCGCTCCCCGTCAGAAAAAGCTGTGCTGATGCAGACACTCTTGTTGGAGTGGTTTTGAAGCCTAAGACCAAGTTCCAAATACAGGGCTTTTCTCTAATAGCATTTCTAAAAAAATCCAGTGTGCGTACCAAAATGCTGGAGAGCCTCCAGAAACCAGGACTGAAAATGTCCtgtctgctccagctgtgcatAGGAAAACTCACCATTGCAGAATCACTGCAGCTGGGAGGTTTTTGTGAAGTTACAACCTAACTTTCTCCAGGAAAACAGCCCTTAATAAAATGTCAGTATTTGTTCCTGATCCTTCAACTACCTCCTGTCCCTCCTACAAATTACAGAGGGGACTCTGGACTATATTGTCACTATCCACCAAGCTCTAATCCAGGAACAGGGTTTGCCTCCTCAGCGCAGGTTTGGGCCCATTTCAACACAAGCCAagggctcagctcagcagaAGCCAATCTGTATCAGCAATCCTGTAACATCCGTATCTCTCTTCCACACAATCCTACCATttctcctcagctctgccagcacctgTCTGACATGTTGTTGAACTGAGTCAGGGCACCAAGTCAGCAGAAATCATTCTCTTTTCCCTGATGTTTGGCATTCTGCTGGCTGAGCAGGCTGAACTGGCTGAGTGATGTGTCAAGCAGCAGTTAGTGCCAGCACAAAGAAGAGGCAGGATCACAGGACTGCAGCTGCACTAACTCCCAGCAGTAAAACCTGTTGTTGATGACCCAGACTAGACTAGAAGTTTTTACAGCAAACCAAGGGtcacaaaaaaatttctttaagtCACACTAACGATTCCAGAAAATATGCAATTTGAAATTGTCACTTACATCTGCTTCTGCATCCCTTTCCCTATAGACTGCTCCCTTTGGGCATCAGGGTCTCCTGGTTTTCTCCCACCTTGACAAAATTCCTTTTACCTTGAGTTTAATGGCTCAATCAGTTTGTGACTCAGAAACATGTTTTTACCTTTAAAAACTTATACACATCTGTAACATAACAAAAAATCAACTCACTGATCAAAAAATGCTCTGGAGAACCAGGTCTGACCAAAGGATTTGCTTTGTGTCCTCTGCAGGATACTTTTGCCAGCATAGAAATAGGTACAGCTCAAAGCACTCTGCAGACTAACAAGGTGCCACAGGTGAAAAAGCTTCTCACCTCCAGGGATTGTGCCCAATATTGCACAGCCAGCACTACCATTGTTGCCTTCCAATTCCTGGCTACTCAGTGTCTGCGCTCATGTATCTAATTTGCAGGGCTGTGACTAATTCTAAGTCATTGAGATTTCAAAGGACTTTGTGGCTGCAGGTTTTCCTAAAAATACCCTCAATCTCAAGACTGAGGAGGCAGTTGAGACCAGAAGCCATGGGTGTTACAGAAAGCCACCATACCTAGACCAAAACTTGATACCAACAGTACCCAGCTTCCATCTGAAATGACACTCACTCCACATAATGAATGCATCACATTCAGCATAGACAAAAAACTAAATCCCAAAACTCCAACAGAATTTCCCACAGTTTTGATTTAAGCTGTCATTTCTTTCCATAACCATAACATGAGAATCTAAAACGTACTTTTATTATATTAATCAAGGGAACACAAAAGTATTTGCTACCTTATGACTTGGATCCACACTTAAGCCTGTCACAATGACATTGTCATGTGTGCCAAGTGTGTTTCATTCTCTACCCATCCATTTATCTGCAGCATCTCTCTGCAATCCCGTTGAGCACAGGCAGGGTACTCACGCTGAGGTGATGGCTCGGTATCGCTCCTGGCCCGCAGTGTCCCAGATCTGGGCTTTTATCGTCTTCCCGTCCACCTGGATGCTCCTGGTGGCAAATTCCACCCCAATGGTGCTCTTGCTTTCCAGATTGAACTCATTGCGTGTGAAACGGGACAGAAGATTACTTTTCCCAACTCCAGAGTCTCCAATCAACACAACTGAAAGCAGAGACATAATTTTCACAATTAATTTCTCACACCAGCACCAACTCCAGACTGCAGTGTGGCCTGGCAGGCAGCACCCACCAGAAATGCACTCAGATAACACAGGAGAGACAACACAGACAACACCACAGCCTTTACTATGCACACCTTGCTTCTCCAAGCCCAGGAGAGCCCCAAGCTGTTTTGTGGTGAGCAGCTGCTCAGTCCTCAGAggtgaaaatgagaaattgcTACAGTGACTCTCAAAGTCAAACAGTGCTTTGGAAGCCCCAACCACTGCAGCAAGCAGAGGTAAGACATGCCCCTCACACACTCAACCTTTGCCACAGGAAGGCTGCAACCCACATTTTAAGAAACACTACAGGCAAGAACATGGCAACAGGCCACTTGTCTGCCCAACAAAAGCCTTTGTACAGTGTAAGTGAActctatttttattaaaaaaacaaaaaaacatggTAAGTAAACAATCATTTGCAGTCCCTGTTGGAGTCATATAGGGTGTTCTAAttcaataatttaattaataaatctgttcaccacaaaaagagaaaaacgGGAGATATTTGGTACTACAAAAAAGatacaaagcaaagcagaacttCATCCAACAAAACAAGTTGTAGTAGACTGCATGAGAAGTAAGAGATGAGCTAGAAACCTCTGCCCCCGCACAGGGTGTTGCCATGATAACAGAAAAATGTAAGTGCAGAGATCTTCAGCACGCAAAACCCAGCTTTCCTGAAAGGAATTGTGAAAACAAAGGCACATCTTGAGGCAGGAGGTTCcctctacttttttttcttatagatGAGAGCAAGAAACACAGCTGAAACAGCTGAGCCAAGCTCCCTTCCTCTCACAAACACTCTTATCACATACCCTTTGGAATTCAAGTGTCCTGGCTCaagcaaaaaaggaagaaaggcagCCAGCCTCTGTGAGCTTCTTTAACCTTGGGAATATTTCCTACTCCAGGTCTAAGCAAAGATTTGCTGATCTTCCTCATTCATTTGGTCTGCTTTTCTGTAGGAAAAGCAGACATGGACAAAAAACAgtcccaatttccccccagcAACTACAGAAGAACCTTCTCATTGCACACTCCCAGAATGAGCTCACCAGTGTTTTCCCAGGCCAAGGATCACGCTTGTCTTTCAGTGGTGCCTCAGCTTTTCTCTGCTCAGGCCATTGTTtgaggatggagccctgctccagctcgctgccaccccagccctgagcGCATTCCTCGGCTGGTGCTGgaccctggctctgctgcacaggGCCATTGTTGAAAGGCTGGAGAGCCCCTGTGCAGCTCATCTGCCtgagagcacaggcagacaattgtgctggcacagctgagcaggcaaaacacagcacagcaggaacgGGCAGCCAGCACAGCGTGGCAAGGCACCACAACTCCCACCCAGGAGAACTTcaagcagctcctcacagggctctgcctgccctgacAAACAGCGTAAACCACTTTT
This window harbors:
- the RAB11B gene encoding ras-related protein Rab-11B yields the protein MGTRDDEYDYLFKVVLIGDSGVGKSNLLSRFTRNEFNLESKSTIGVEFATRSIQVDGKTIKAQIWDTAGQERYRAITSAYYRGAVGALLVYDIAKHLTYENVERWLKELRDHADNNIVIMLVGNKSDLRHLRAVPTDEARAFAEKNNLSFIETSALDSTNVEEAFKNILTEIYRIVSQKQIADRSAHDESPGNNVVDISVPPTTDGQKSNKLQCCQNL